The Rouxiella sp. WC2420 region GTTTACGGGTCAATACGCCGATATCCTGCGGACTGGCGCTGACACTAAGGTTGTTACGGCGCGCAAAGCGGATCAGGTTACGATAACTTTGCATCATCGCATCAAGCAGCTCGTTGTGTGCTTCACGCACGCGCTCGATTTTCCAGTTGGCTCGGTTATCGAGTATCGCCAGCCGCTCTTCACTCCAGCCCCACTCGCTGACCAGCTGAGTCAGAATTTCACGACGCCAGCCCACCGTGGCGCGAGTGCGAGAGAGTTTTTCATGCACTTTGAGATAGAAACAGCGGCGAACCAGGTCAAGACGGGTGAAGTCTTCCACCTGCGTCAGATAACGGGTCACGCGGTCGAGCATCATGCAGTAGGCGTCAAGACCGAAGCAGACAATCTCCCCTTGGTGCAGACGCTGTTTGATGTCCATCGCCAACAGCTGGGTATTAGGGTATTCCCAGGAATAGGCTTCAAGCAGCAAGGTTTTCAACACCGCCTTGTAAGGCGAGTCGATACTTTTATATAGCTGCCACAGGCTGGCACCGAAATACTCCTCGGCAGACAGCGTGCTCAGGCCGCCGAGGTCAAGCCACTCGTTCGGCGTGAGCGCACCCTGTGAATAAAGGGAGAGCACGTACTCATCGTAATGCGCCTCTTCTTCGCCCGGCACCATATTCCACAGAATACGTTTGCCGGCGAGACGCACGGCGGTACGGTAAAATTCATCGAGCAGCAAGATATGCTGAGTGGAACCACAGTCCTCACCACTCAGGCTGCCGCTTTCATTATGGCGAAAGCGGTTTTCATCAATCAGGAAGAAGCTGACCTCAACGCCCATCGACGCCGCCCATTTTTCGAGCAGCAGGCATTTTTCCTGCAGGCGATTACGCTCTTCGTTGTCTAGCCAGGATTGATGACAGACCCAAATGTCGAGATCGGAAGATTGGCTCTGACCAATCGACGAGGTGCTGCCCATTGAATAGACGCCGGTAATCGGCAGTTCGCCTTTAACCGTCGGCTCAAAAGGACTGCCCCATTTCTCGGCAAGAGTGTTCAAATAGGTTTGTTGGGATTCATCAGGCGTAAAAATGCAGACGCCATGGGGCACTTTACCTTCAAGGTAACCCGGCATCAGGGGATGGTGGTGATGTAACAAGACGGGCAACAGACTATAGACCTGCTGGAAAGCGGGTCCTTGAGCCACAACTGCGCGATCAACGCGAAGCTGATTAATTGCATCCAATCTTTGCTTTAATGTCTCGATGTAGAGGTACAAGACTTTTCGCCCGATTTTCTTCCAGTGTCTAGAAACAACCCCGTATCCAAATACGCCATTAGTTTTTAAAAACTTTAATTTGAAATATGTATTTGACGTATTATTGCTGGAAACGTGATCAATTTAACACCTTGCTGTTTGACCGTAAAGGAAGTAACGCACCACAATTACTGTTGCGTCTCTATACATTTTACTTCCTGATCCGTCATGCCACAAATTTCCCTGTTAAACCGTCACAACTTCCCTGATCGCTGACACCTCATCACCGTAGGTGGTAGGATGGTCTGCGAAATTAAAAAACGGTAAGAAGAATGTTAGACAAAACCATCCGAATTGCCACTCGACAGAGCCCGCTAGCCCTGTGGCAGGCACAATTTGTTCAAAGTCAGCTTAAAGCTTTTCATCCGGATTTGCAGGTTGAATTAGTCCCGATGGTCACCAAAGGTGACATCATTCTGGATACGCCACTGGCCAAAGTTGGCGGTAAAGGCTTGTTCGTCAAAGAGCTTGAGCTGGCCTTGCTGGAAGGCCGCGCCGATATCGCCGTTCATTCAATGAAAGACGTACCGGTCGATTTCCCGGAAGGCCTTGGGCTGGTCACGATTTGCGAGCGCGAAGACCCGCGCGATGCTTTCGTTTCCAATCACTTTGCCAGCCTCGACGATCTGCCTCTGGGTAGCGTAGTAGGCACTTCAAGCCTGCGTCGTCAGTGTCAACTGCGTCAGCAACGCCCAGATCTGCAAATTCGCGATCTGCGCGGCAACGTTGGCACCCGTCTGGGTAAGCTCGATAATGGCGATTACGACGCGATTATTCTGGCTGTCGCCGGTCTGAAACGCCTGGGTCTGGACTCACGCGTTCGCGCTGCGCTGACGCCGGAAGAGTGCCTGCCCGCCGTCGGTCAAGGTGCCGTGGGTATTGAATGCCGTCTCGACGACGTTCGCACTCGGGAGTTACTGGCCCCGCTGGCTCATGTAGAAACGACACTGCGCGTTGCCGCAGAGCGTGCGATGAACATGCGTCTTGAAGGCGGTTGTCAGGTACCGATCGGCAGTTATGCGGAGCTTGAAGGCGATACCCTTTGGCTGCGCGCGCTGGTTGGCGCGCCGGACGGTAGTCAAATGGTGCGCGGCGAACGTCGTGGCCCGACATCCGAAGCGGAAAGCATGGGCATCAGTCTGGCGGAAGAGTTGTTGAACGCCGGAGCACGCGAAATCTTGCAGGAAGTCTACCAGGGTAACGCACCAAAATGACCATTCTGGTGACCCGCCCTTCACCTTCGGGAGAACAGCTTGTAGCCCGGCTTCGTACGCTGGGTAGGGTCGCCTATCACTCGCCTTTAATCGAGTTTGCACCGGGTAGCGAGCTTGCGCAGCTGCCCACAATGCTATCCTCGTTAAAGCCGCAGGATATGATTTTTGTCCTTTCCCAGTATGCGGTGAACTACGCTGACCGTGCGATACGTCAGCAGGCTCAACACTGGCCTGATTTTGTAAGCTATTATGCTATTGGGCGAACCACTGGTTTGCTGACGCATCGCGCCAGCAGCCTGCCGATAATTTATCCACAGGATGGCGAGACCAGCGAAACACTGTTGAATCTTCCTGCCTTGCAATCAATCAAAGGCCGTAATGCTTTGATTTTGCGTGGGAATGGCGGGCGAGAACTGCTGGCGGATACGCTGAGGGAGCGCGGTGTTAACGTAAGCTACTGTGAGTGTTATCGACGCAGCCCGATTTTCTATGATGGCAGTGAGCAAAGCTCAAGCTGGCAACGCGCCGGGGTGAATACTCTGGTGGTCACCAGCGGAGAAATGTTACAACAGTTATATACGTTAGTTCCTGATTACTATCGAACAAGTTGGCTTTTAAGCTGCACGTTGATAGTGGTCAGCGAACGTTTGGCAACCCTTGCCCGCCAACTTGGCTGGCAATCTATTAGGGTTGCAGATAACGCAGATAATGATGCGCTGATCCGTGCATTAAAATAACCTGACTAAGGGACGTGCCCAGATGACGGAACAAAAAAATCCTTCCGCAAAGGTAGATGAAACTCACATTGCGGTTGAGAGCCCCCAACAGCCAGACATTGCTTCTCGTGAAACCGTACAGAAAGAAAAACGTACGGGCCCCGTTTTGGGTGCAATCGCCATTGTGTTGGTGATCGCGCTTGGCGTAGGCATTTATTATCACGGACACCAACAGGCTCAGGCGGAAGTTGCTGCCAACGAAGCATTGCAAGACCAACTGGCGACGCTCAAGAGCAGCCAGCAGCAGGATAAGCAACAAATCGACACCTTGCTGAGCCAGCAGGATAAATCTCAGCAGGAAGCCACGCGCCAGCAAGCCTCTTACAGCCGTCAGTTAAGTGAGTTGCAGGATAAGGTCGCCAGCATTTCCGGCAGCGATGCCAAAACCTGGATGCTGTCGCAGGCAGATTTCCTGGTCAAACTGGCTGGTAGAAAACTGTGGAGCGATCAGGACGTTACCACTGCCGCCGCGCTGTTGAAAAGCGCGGACGCCAGCCTGGCCGACATGAACGACCCAAGCCTGATTGGCGTTCGTAAAGCGATTAATGACGATATCGGCAGCCTGTCCGCAGTGACTCAGGTCGATTTCGACGGCATCATCCTTAAGGTGAATCAGCTTTCAAATCAGGTTGATAACCTGCGTCTGGCTGATAACGACACGGATGACACGCCGATGGACAGCGACAGCGGCGAACTCTCCGGTTCACTGACAGAATGGCGTCAAAACCTGAGCAAGAGCTGGCACAACTTTATGTCCGATTTCATTACCATTCGTCGTCGCGACACCAGCGCCGAGCCGCTGTTAGCACCGAATCAGGACGTGTATCTGCGCGAAAACATCCGCTCGCGTCTACTGATTGCCGCACAGGCCGTGCCGCGTCATCAGAATGAAATCTATAAGCAGTCACTGGAAACGGTATCGACCTGGGTTCGCGCCTATTTTGATACAACCGATCCTTCGACCAAGGCGTTCCTTGCGGATCTCGATAGTCTGAGCCAACAGTCTGTTTCAATGGACGTTCCGGATCAGCTGAAAAGCCAGCCAATGCTGGAAAAACTGATGCAAACGCGCGTGCGCAATCTGCTTCAACAGCCTGCCGCGGCGGCGACCAGCAACGCCGCAACGACCAGCAAACAGGGGGAATAACGCATGCTACGTGTTCTCATACTGTTTCTAATCATTATTGCCGGGATTGTTGTTGGGCCAATGCTGGCCGGGCATCAGGGCTATGTATTGATCCAGACCGACAACTATAATGTTGAAACCAGCGTTACCGGTCTGGTGATCATGGCGATTCTGCTGTTTGTGGTGCTGTTTTTGATCGAATGGCTGCTGCGCCGTTTATTCCGTACCGGCGCAAATACTCGTGGCTGGTTTGTGGGCCGCAAGCGTTCAAAGGCGCGTAAACAGACCCAGCGCGCGATGATCAAGCTGGCAGAGGGCGACCATCGTCAGATGGAAAAGCTGCTGACCAGCAACGCTGCCCATGCCGATCAGCCGATGGTGAACTA contains the following coding sequences:
- the hemC gene encoding hydroxymethylbilane synthase, which produces MLDKTIRIATRQSPLALWQAQFVQSQLKAFHPDLQVELVPMVTKGDIILDTPLAKVGGKGLFVKELELALLEGRADIAVHSMKDVPVDFPEGLGLVTICEREDPRDAFVSNHFASLDDLPLGSVVGTSSLRRQCQLRQQRPDLQIRDLRGNVGTRLGKLDNGDYDAIILAVAGLKRLGLDSRVRAALTPEECLPAVGQGAVGIECRLDDVRTRELLAPLAHVETTLRVAAERAMNMRLEGGCQVPIGSYAELEGDTLWLRALVGAPDGSQMVRGERRGPTSEAESMGISLAEELLNAGAREILQEVYQGNAPK
- the hemD gene encoding uroporphyrinogen-III synthase; amino-acid sequence: MTILVTRPSPSGEQLVARLRTLGRVAYHSPLIEFAPGSELAQLPTMLSSLKPQDMIFVLSQYAVNYADRAIRQQAQHWPDFVSYYAIGRTTGLLTHRASSLPIIYPQDGETSETLLNLPALQSIKGRNALILRGNGGRELLADTLRERGVNVSYCECYRRSPIFYDGSEQSSSWQRAGVNTLVVTSGEMLQQLYTLVPDYYRTSWLLSCTLIVVSERLATLARQLGWQSIRVADNADNDALIRALK
- the hemX gene encoding uroporphyrinogen-III C-methyltransferase gives rise to the protein MTEQKNPSAKVDETHIAVESPQQPDIASRETVQKEKRTGPVLGAIAIVLVIALGVGIYYHGHQQAQAEVAANEALQDQLATLKSSQQQDKQQIDTLLSQQDKSQQEATRQQASYSRQLSELQDKVASISGSDAKTWMLSQADFLVKLAGRKLWSDQDVTTAAALLKSADASLADMNDPSLIGVRKAINDDIGSLSAVTQVDFDGIILKVNQLSNQVDNLRLADNDTDDTPMDSDSGELSGSLTEWRQNLSKSWHNFMSDFITIRRRDTSAEPLLAPNQDVYLRENIRSRLLIAAQAVPRHQNEIYKQSLETVSTWVRAYFDTTDPSTKAFLADLDSLSQQSVSMDVPDQLKSQPMLEKLMQTRVRNLLQQPAAAATSNAATTSKQGE